ATGGACCGAAACAAGCGCCGCTGGGACCGCGAACCGATAACCGTGCCGTGCAAGATCAGCTACGAAGGCGACACCCGCAACTCGGCCCTGGGCAGCATCATCAACCTGAGCCCGGGCGGGGTCATGCTCGCGACGGAACAGGGTTTCATCGCTAACGAGCGCGTCGCCATCACCCTTGAGGATGAATACGACGCCCTGCTCTTCGAGTTCGCCGAGATATTGGTCGGCACGGTGCGCTGGAGCCAGTCCACGACTGCCCTGGGGCAAAACATCTACCACATTGGGGTCGCGCTGGAACGTGAACTGCCACGCAGAATGCTGCTGACAGAGCAATAATCGCGTCCATTCTCCTTGTGTTGTCTCAACGCATCATCTATATAGCCAGAAATTTTACCTTTCCCAAAAGAAAACTTGCCCCAGCGAGAGGATTTTTCCATGGCTCACGAGATGCAGAAGAACAGAAAATGGAAGCGCTTCGGCTGCCTGCTTCCCTGCAGGATCATCCCCCAGAGCGAGACCGACATGGTCGTCTCGGCACGGATCATAAACATCGGCCGCGGCGGTCTGCTCATTGAATCCGACTACAGCTTCAACATGGGTGACAGGGTCATCGTGGCTGCTGCGAGTACGGAGGTCGAACGTTTCGAGGCTATCGAGGAAATGCACGGGACCGTGCGCTGGGGACAAATCGATGACAATTCCCTGATGGGACTTTATTACATCGGGGTCGAATTCGACGAACTGCTCCCCCTCAAACAGGCGGTGGCCGAACAGACCTGAATGCGTCTTCTCCACGCGGCTCCGGGGACAGTTGTCCTTGCGCCCGGCTCTGGACTTGAGCACATAAAAAAGGGATTCTTGAGGAATCCCTTTTTTATGTGCATCGGCAAAGTCCGCGCCTTGATCAGACTTCAGGCTTCTTGGCCGGGACGGATGCCTTTTGGGCGATTTTCTCGGCCTTGGCTGCGCGCCGGAATCCGTAATCAAGCAGCTTGGCCGTCTCCCGCTGACGCACTGCGGAATTCTGTGCGCCGAGCACCACGGCCACAAGCCGCGTCTTGCCGCGCTTGGCTGTGGCCGTGATGTTGTAGCCAGCATCACAGACAAAGCCGGTCTTGAGTCCATCCACGCCCTTGTATGTGCGCAAAAGCGTGTTGGCGTTGCGATGCGTCGCACCGTGAAAGGTATGAGTTGTCATGGAGTGCACCTTCAGCGATTCGGGAAACGTGCGCAAATAGGCCACGGACAGCTTGGCGATATCCCGGGCGGTGGAGAGCTGGCCCGATGCGGGCAGGCCGTTGGGATTCTTGAAGCGGCTGTTGACCATGCCGATCTTCTTGGCTTTTGCGTTCATCTGCGCCACGAACTTGGAAGGATCGCCCTTGCCGAAATATTCGGCCACGGCCACGCAGGCGTTGTTGGCCGAGACCACGCTGATCCCCTTGATGAGCTCACCCAGCGGGACCTTTTCATTACGTTTGAGGCGCATGCGCGACCCGCCTGTTTTGACGGCCTCTGCACTGACGGGAATGGGAGTCGACGTCGAAAGCTTTCCCTGGGCCAGGGCTTCGCGAATGATGTACAATGTCAGGAGCTTGGTAATGGAAGCCGGGGCAATGGCCTTGTCCGGGTTGTGCTCGTAATAGATCTCTCCGGTGGACATGTTGATCAGCAATGCTGCCTGCGCATTCAGGAGCAGGTCCTTGGAGGTACCGGGCCTTGCGGCCTGTTTGGCTGGTCCGGCCTTGTCCGCGGCGGGCTTCCCGGTTTTGGCATCCGCAGCCTTGGACTGGGCGGCCGGCTTGGAAGGGGCCTTTGAGGCCTGCCCTGCCGTTTCGGACTTGGGCTCGGCCGTCCTGGTTTTTGCTGTAGCTGCCTTTTTCTTGGATGGCGGTTGCGAAGCGGACGGAGAGGCCTTGGTGGGTTCCGGCTGATCCGGAGTCTGGCCGACGGGGCTGACGGCCTCGGGCCTGGGCACCACGGTGGCCCGGAAGACGTGCGACCCGGAAGACGCAAAAGCGGAAAAACCGATTCCAGCCAATCCGCTGATCAGGGCATATATGACCACGAGGATCAAAAATCGTGAAGTGCATTTTTTCGTCATGGGCCTTGCCTTTACGGTTCAAGTACGTAGCGGTCAAGCGCCGGGCTGGCGAAGAAACCAAATAAACACAATGTAATCGATTGGTTATCAACCAAAAAAATTGTCCTATCCGCGAAACTGCATACGCAAATCAAATGTGAACGTATCCGTATCTTACATGCAACACCCCCATACTTCAACAGGAAACGGATAGAAAATCAAAGGATGACGTATCGGTACTTTGCTTAAGTCACACCTGTAGCTCGCATACCTGTCAATTATGCATCATCAGGCCCCTTTCAAGTCCTTCCAGAAAAAGCCGTGAACAAACCCACGGATTGCATGAATCGGCTTTGATCATTCTATTTCGCCTGCAGAATTGCAAACCAGGAGGGCATCAGCAGTTCCCTTTGAGCACAAAAAAGGCGGCAGGACTTCCTGCCGCCGATAGCACACACGCATCGTGAGACCTCATTCATCCGCAGCCGCCACCCATGCCTGCACATCCTGCCTTATGATTTCGCGTCTTGTAGCGCATGATGTCTCCCCCCTGATAATGTTCCGTCACGATGTCTGAGATCAAGCCCGTACATTCGAGCACCGTGATCCCGTGCTCGCCCAAAACCTGCCGGGGCTGCTTGCCCGCCGCTTCGACCAGGACCAGGGAACAGTCATGCAGGATGTCGGCAAGCCTGTGCCAGCGATCCGGGCCACAGCCAACATCCGGAGCCTGCCGCTCCTCCATCATGCGCGCACCCTTGCCGTGAGGCGTCCAGATCTGAAAGCCCGGAGCCTCGCCAAGGTGCATGTTGACAAGCATCCCCTCCCGCGTGGCCACGGCCACATAAGGCTTGACGTCCTTAGAGGAGCCGCATGCCAGTTTATTCAGGGCCGGAATCAGCTCGCTGGAGCGGTCCGAACACAGGAGCCCCACGGCATCGGCCCGGCAGCGCTTGCAATGGGTCATCTGCGGCACCAGCTCCCCGCCCTTGGCCCGCAGTTCATGAATGAGCTGTTTGGTCGGCTCTTCCACAGCGGCAAAAGGGGTATCCGCCGTCGGGTGCAACGGGATGAGATTCTGGATGTCCGCGCCAAGTTCCGCCGCCACCCTGGCCACCTCGACCAGGTGATGATCGTTCACGCCGGGAATGATGATGCTGTTCACCTTCACGGTGATGCCCTTTGCCTTCAAAAGACGGATGGATTCGAGTTGGCGCTCCAGAAGGATTTTTGCCCCCTCAACGCCCCTGTAAACCACCTTTCCGACCCGCACCCAGGAATAGATCTTTGCGCCGATTTCAGGATCCACGGCGTTCATGGTCACGGTCATGTGGGTAACACCCAGCTCGGCCAGACGGTCCACATGTTCGGGCAGGGCCAGCCCGTTGGAGGACAGGCAGTAGAGCATGTCCGGATATTTCTTGTTGATGCGTTCGATGGTTTCTATTGTGCGTTTGGCCTCGGCCATGGGATCGCCGGGTCCGGCGATGCCGACCACAGTGATGCGCGGCTCTTTTTTGAGGACCTCATCCAGGTACTCCACGGCCTTGTCCGGAGGCAGGATCGCGCTGGTGACGCCCGGCCGGGACTCGTTCACGCAGTCGTATTTGCGGTTGCAGTAGTTGCACTGGATATTGCAGCCGGGGGCCACGGGCAGATGCACCCGGCCACAGGATCCGGAAGTCTCTTTATTGAAACAGGGATGCTTTGATCTGTCTTTTGCTTCGGACATGGGGTTCTCCCTTGTATGTTGATGCGTCTGCGACGCAGATGAAACCCGAAGATGGATTGATTGCCGCTACAAATACCCATACCCAACCGGGCATTCGTCCTGGCTCTTCTCCAAAACCGCATTTACCAGCATGTCGTAGAGGGACAGCGCGCCTTCGTAACCGACATGCAGGATCCGCTGTCCGCCAAAGCGGTCATGGATGGGGAAACCGACCCGGATGAGCGGAATGTTTGACGCCCGGGCCATCTTGTAGCCCTTGCTGTGGCCGACCAGCAGATCGGGAGCCAGGTCGGCGGCCTCTTCCTCGATATCCTTGAAATCGGCACCGCTCCTGATCACGGGCATGGTCACGCAGACATCGCCGAGCGCATCGATCACCGCTTCGCCGAAGCGCTCGCCCTGGGTGCCGGTGGCGGCCAGGACCGGCTGGATGCCGATCTCGCCCAGAAAGGAGCACATGGCGATGACGAAATCCTCTTCGCCGTAAACCACGGCGCGCTTGCCGAAAATGTACTTGTGACCGTCGACCATGGCATCCAGCAGCCTGCCTCGGTCGAAGGCGTCCTTCTCAGGCATGTCGCAACCCGCAAACTCGCTCAGGGTGTCCATGAAGGCGTCCGTGGCTCTCAGGCCGATGGGGATCATGGTCTTGCGGGCCGGAACGCCGAATTTGCGCTCCAGCACTGCGGAAGCCGACTCCGTCAGGCCTCCGGACATGCCGAACTCGATGGTCCCGGCCGCACCGCCCATGGCCCGGATATCGGCCACGGGCGTGCCGCCGTCGGGCAGGGAGTGATAATCGTCCCAGATCACGCCATCCATGGTCCTCGACAGGTCGGGGAGCATGGTAAAACGCACGCCGGACCGTTCGCCAAGTTCGCGCAAGAAGCGGTAATCCGCCGGAGACAGGAAGCCGGGCAGCAGGTTCACGCCGTCGTGGGGCGTCCCCCGCTCCTTGACGACCTGATCGGCCAGGGAGCGCACCGCCGCGTGCCAGCCTTCCATGTGCGTGCCCGAGTAGCTGGGGGTGGCGACATGAACCAGCTCAGGCAGCGGCAGGTCAGCAAATTCTTCACGAAATTCGAACAGATAGCGACCAACATCATCGCCGATGGTCTCGGTCAGGCAGGTCGTGGCCACGCCGACCAGATCCACATCGTACTTGCGCATGACGTTCAAAATGCCCTTCTTGAGGTTCGGTCCGCCGCCGTAGACCGCGCTCTTCTCGCCCAGGGCCGAGGAGGCGATGTCCACTGGTTCGCGGTAATGACTGATGATATAGCGGCGCATGTAGGTCGCGCAGCCCTGGGAGCCGTGCAGAAAGGGGACGGCGTTCTCGATGCCCTTGAAAACCAGGGCCGCGCCCATGGGCGTGCACATCTTGCAGGCATTGGTGGTGGAAACGTAAGTGTTAGCCATTGACGGCCTCCTTGGTGGTACAGGTCACGCGATTGGTTCCGGCCGGGCGCGTCGCGCTCCGCCGGGGCATGAAGCGCCAGATCGGGCTCATGACCGAGGCGTGGATCTCCCTTGCGAAATTGTACATGCCGATGAAGCCTTCCAGCGCAATCTTGCGCTCGTGATTGTGATCGCAGAAGCCGACGCCCAGCTTGTAGGCAATGGGCCGTTCCTTGACTCCGCCGACAAACACGTCCACATCCTTCTCTTTTATGAACTGGGCCAGTTCGAGGGGGTTGGTGTCATCGACGATGATGGTCCCGGGATCGGAGATGGCGGCCAGCTCCTTGTAGTCTTCCTCGGTCCCGGTCTGGGAGCCGACTACGACCACCGACATGCCCAGATGCCTGAAGGCCTTGACCAGCGAGAAGGCCTTGAAGGATCCGCCCACATACATGGCCACCTTCTTGCCTTCGAGATCGCGGCGCAGCTCGGCCAGCTTCGGCATCAGCACGGAGAGCTCCTCGCGCACCAGAGCCACGGTCTTGGCCTTTATTTCCGGGTCCTGGTCCGCAAAAAAATCGGCCACCTTGTAGAGTGAATCGGCCATGTCCTCCACGCCAAGGTAGGATACCCGCTGGTAGGGAATGCCGTATTTCTCCTCCATCATCTTGGCGAGTTCCATGGTCGCACCGGAGCACTGCACCAGATTGAGCGCGGCGCCATGACAGCGCCGTATGTCGTCCACCCGCCCATCGCCGGTGATGTTGGCCACGGTCTCGACCCCCATTTTCTTGAAATATTCGCGCACTATCCATGTTTCACCCGCCAGGTTGAAGTCTCCGAGGATGTTCACGCTCTTGGGCGAGATGCCCTTGGTGTCGCCCGTGCCCACAAGCCGGAACATGGCCTTGCAGGCGGCGGCGTATCCTTCGCGCTTGTTGCCCTTGAAGCCTTCGCTCATGACCGGCAGGACCGTGATGCCCGTGTCCTCGGAGACACGGCGGCACACGGCCTCCAGATCGTCACCGATGAGGCCGACGATGCAGGTCGAATAGACGAAGGCGGCCCTGGGATTGTGCAGGCTGATGAGCTCGCGCAGGGAGGCTTCGAGCTTCTTCTCGCCGCCGAAGATGACGTCCATTTCCTGCAGGTCCGTGGAAAAGCTCAGGCGATGCAGCTGCGGGCCTGAAGAGATGGCCCCCCGGATGTCCCAGGTATAGGTGGCGCAACCGATGGGCCCGTGCACGAGATGCAGGGCGTCGGCGATGGGGTAGAGCACCACCCGTGAACCGCAAAACACGCAGGCCCGCTGGCTGACCGCGCCGGCCAGGCTGGGGCGGTTGCACGCCATGGCGAAAGGTTCTTCGCCGATGCGGTGCATCTGGCTTTTCCGTTCTTCGAGTATGGTCTTGTTCATGGTGTGCTCCTTGGGGCGGTGTCGCTGTGTTACCGCCCGAAAATTCATCTTTCGCAAGCCGCTTGGCCCATCGATCCAAAAAAATGTCTTCATGGAACCCGAATCCGCCGCAAGGCTGATGGAGGAAACCCTCCGGCGGATTCGGGACAAAAAATCAATCCGTCAAAACCTAGCCCAGATGGTATTCGGCGCAGGGTTCGCCCGCTTCGATCCCGTCCAGGATGGCGTCGATGGCCTCTTCGCTGTTCACGCCGCCGAACCACCAGTTGTCGGGCTGGACGACCATGATCGGGCCCTTTTCGCACAGCTTCATGCAGCCCGTGGCCGTGATCAGGATGTCGAGGCCGCGAGCCAGGATCTCTTCTTCCATGTACTGCAAAAAACCGTCGGTCTGCTTGAAGCAGACGCCCTTGGGGTCTCCCCCGACGCGAAAGCTCTGGCAAACGAGAATCTGTTTTTCGGGAATGGCCATATCTGTCTCCAAATTTTTAAGAATTATTTTCCGCCGGAGAATCTGCCGAACCATAGAGCTGGCGCACCAGGCTGAGCACGAAGCCTTCGGCCTCGATGACCGTGAGGCCCCGGGCGGCCAGAATTTCAAGAGGCTTTGGCCCTATGCTTGCGACCAGCAGGTAGGCGCAGTCGCTCAAGACCTCGGCCACCCCTTCCCAGCGGACGTTGCCGCCGCCGGGAGCCGGCGCCGGACGGGTTCCGATGAGTCCGACCATGCCCTGGTCACGGCCATAGATCCTGAATTCCCGGACATGGCCCAGGTGCAAGTCCACGGTCTTGCCGGTACTGCTGGCCACGGCCACCAGCGGGCGATTTGGAGGGGGAGGCGCGAAAGTCATGATCCTGCTCCTTCAAAAGGCGGCGGGTCCTCCCGCCGCCGGGCATCTAGCTAATAGACAAGTTCAAACTTCTCTTCCGTTTCATCACGATCCGAGCGGGTCAGCAGGAGATCGAGAATCCTGGTCAGCATGTGCAACCCGCCCTTGTACCCGACTGTCGGAAAATACTGATGTCCGACGCGATCGTAGATGGGGAACCCGAAGCGCAGGAACGGGATGTCCTCGTCGCGGGCGATGTACTTGCAGTAGGAGTTGCCGATGATCAGATCCACGGGCTCGTTCTTGATCCACTGGTGCAGGAGGAACATGTCCCCCCCGGCCTTGACGTTGGCCTTGTAACCGGCCTCGGCCGTGATCTCCTCGATGCGCTTCTCGAACTTGTTGCCGGGGGTTCCGGTAACGATGTGCACGGGCTTCATGTCGATGGAAGCCAGGAACTCGGTCAGGGCGATGACCTGATCCGGATCGCCGACCAGGGCCACTTTCTTGCCGTGGAAGTACTGGTGCATGTCGGAGATCAGATCGACCAGCTGACCGCGCTCAAACGCGATGGTATCGGGCACGCTGACGCCCGCGACCTTGCGCAGGGTGTCGATGAAGCGGTCCGTGGCCTTGAGGCCAAACGGCATGTCGAGCACGGTGCAGGGCACCTTGCACTGGGTGTCGAGCCAGCGTGCAGCGTCGGCCGAGCACCATTCGCCAAGGGCCAAAGTGCCGATGGCGTCGCCTGAAGCAACAAGGTCGGCGACCGGAGTGCCGCCGTCGGGGAACATCTTGTATTCGCCGGTCAGAGCGCCGTTCAGCACGCCGGAAGTGTCCGGGAAGAGGATGATGTCAAGGCCCATGAGGGTGGCCATGCGTCTGACTTCATCCATGTCCGAAGGTTCGACCCAGCCGGGGATGATGTTCACGCGGCCGTTCTTCTTGCCGGTGTTCACGGCAAAGCCCTTGGCCATGCCCTTGACCATGTTGGAGAAGCCGGTGACGTGCGAGCCGACGTAGCTGGGCGTGTTGGCGTAGATCACGTGCTTGCCCTCAGGCACCTTGCCACTCTTTTTGGCCTTGTCTGTCATCTGCGGCAGGTCGTCGCCGATGGTCTCGGACAGGCAGGTGGTGTGCACGGCGATGACATCGGGTTCGTAGACGGTGAAGATGTTCTCGATGGCCGAGACCAGGTTCGCACCGCCGCCAAAGACCGAAGCACCTTCGGTGAAGGAACTGGTGGCGGCCGAAACAGGCTCCTTGTAGTGCCGGGTCAGGGAGCTGCGGTGGTAGGCGCAGCAGCCCTGGGAACCGTGGGAATGCGGCAGGCATCCGTGAA
This is a stretch of genomic DNA from Deltaproteobacteria bacterium HGW-Deltaproteobacteria-18. It encodes these proteins:
- the nifK gene encoding nitrogenase molybdenum-iron protein subunit beta; this encodes MLLRHTPKEIKERSALAINPAKTCQPIGAMYAALGIHGCLPHSHGSQGCCAYHRSSLTRHYKEPVSAATSSFTEGASVFGGGANLVSAIENIFTVYEPDVIAVHTTCLSETIGDDLPQMTDKAKKSGKVPEGKHVIYANTPSYVGSHVTGFSNMVKGMAKGFAVNTGKKNGRVNIIPGWVEPSDMDEVRRMATLMGLDIILFPDTSGVLNGALTGEYKMFPDGGTPVADLVASGDAIGTLALGEWCSADAARWLDTQCKVPCTVLDMPFGLKATDRFIDTLRKVAGVSVPDTIAFERGQLVDLISDMHQYFHGKKVALVGDPDQVIALTEFLASIDMKPVHIVTGTPGNKFEKRIEEITAEAGYKANVKAGGDMFLLHQWIKNEPVDLIIGNSYCKYIARDEDIPFLRFGFPIYDRVGHQYFPTVGYKGGLHMLTRILDLLLTRSDRDETEEKFELVY
- a CDS encoding ferredoxin translates to MAIPEKQILVCQSFRVGGDPKGVCFKQTDGFLQYMEEEILARGLDILITATGCMKLCEKGPIMVVQPDNWWFGGVNSEEAIDAILDGIEAGEPCAEYHLG
- a CDS encoding nitrogenase iron-molybdenum cofactor biosynthesis protein NifE, with the translated sequence MNKTILEERKSQMHRIGEEPFAMACNRPSLAGAVSQRACVFCGSRVVLYPIADALHLVHGPIGCATYTWDIRGAISSGPQLHRLSFSTDLQEMDVIFGGEKKLEASLRELISLHNPRAAFVYSTCIVGLIGDDLEAVCRRVSEDTGITVLPVMSEGFKGNKREGYAAACKAMFRLVGTGDTKGISPKSVNILGDFNLAGETWIVREYFKKMGVETVANITGDGRVDDIRRCHGAALNLVQCSGATMELAKMMEEKYGIPYQRVSYLGVEDMADSLYKVADFFADQDPEIKAKTVALVREELSVLMPKLAELRRDLEGKKVAMYVGGSFKAFSLVKAFRHLGMSVVVVGSQTGTEEDYKELAAISDPGTIIVDDTNPLELAQFIKEKDVDVFVGGVKERPIAYKLGVGFCDHNHERKIALEGFIGMYNFAREIHASVMSPIWRFMPRRSATRPAGTNRVTCTTKEAVNG
- a CDS encoding D-alanyl-D-alanine carboxypeptidase: MTKKCTSRFLILVVIYALISGLAGIGFSAFASSGSHVFRATVVPRPEAVSPVGQTPDQPEPTKASPSASQPPSKKKAATAKTRTAEPKSETAGQASKAPSKPAAQSKAADAKTGKPAADKAGPAKQAARPGTSKDLLLNAQAALLINMSTGEIYYEHNPDKAIAPASITKLLTLYIIREALAQGKLSTSTPIPVSAEAVKTGGSRMRLKRNEKVPLGELIKGISVVSANNACVAVAEYFGKGDPSKFVAQMNAKAKKIGMVNSRFKNPNGLPASGQLSTARDIAKLSVAYLRTFPESLKVHSMTTHTFHGATHRNANTLLRTYKGVDGLKTGFVCDAGYNITATAKRGKTRLVAVVLGAQNSAVRQRETAKLLDYGFRRAAKAEKIAQKASVPAKKPEV
- the nifB gene encoding nitrogenase cofactor biosynthesis protein NifB, which codes for MSEAKDRSKHPCFNKETSGSCGRVHLPVAPGCNIQCNYCNRKYDCVNESRPGVTSAILPPDKAVEYLDEVLKKEPRITVVGIAGPGDPMAEAKRTIETIERINKKYPDMLYCLSSNGLALPEHVDRLAELGVTHMTVTMNAVDPEIGAKIYSWVRVGKVVYRGVEGAKILLERQLESIRLLKAKGITVKVNSIIIPGVNDHHLVEVARVAAELGADIQNLIPLHPTADTPFAAVEEPTKQLIHELRAKGGELVPQMTHCKRCRADAVGLLCSDRSSELIPALNKLACGSSKDVKPYVAVATREGMLVNMHLGEAPGFQIWTPHGKGARMMEERQAPDVGCGPDRWHRLADILHDCSLVLVEAAGKQPRQVLGEHGITVLECTGLISDIVTEHYQGGDIMRYKTRNHKAGCAGMGGGCG
- a CDS encoding nitrogenase, with the translated sequence MANTYVSTTNACKMCTPMGAALVFKGIENAVPFLHGSQGCATYMRRYIISHYREPVDIASSALGEKSAVYGGGPNLKKGILNVMRKYDVDLVGVATTCLTETIGDDVGRYLFEFREEFADLPLPELVHVATPSYSGTHMEGWHAAVRSLADQVVKERGTPHDGVNLLPGFLSPADYRFLRELGERSGVRFTMLPDLSRTMDGVIWDDYHSLPDGGTPVADIRAMGGAAGTIEFGMSGGLTESASAVLERKFGVPARKTMIPIGLRATDAFMDTLSEFAGCDMPEKDAFDRGRLLDAMVDGHKYIFGKRAVVYGEEDFVIAMCSFLGEIGIQPVLAATGTQGERFGEAVIDALGDVCVTMPVIRSGADFKDIEEEAADLAPDLLVGHSKGYKMARASNIPLIRVGFPIHDRFGGQRILHVGYEGALSLYDMLVNAVLEKSQDECPVGYGYL